GTCCGTCTACTCCGCCACCGAAATGGTACTCAGTGAAGACCGACTGGACCTGCTTACCGAGGTGGAGCGTGATATCGACGAGGACACCGTTGCCTGTTGGACATGCGGCAGCGAGACAACACGAGCGGACCTGGCTGACCGGCTGGACGCTCTTGGGAGCGAACTCACGGCGCTTCGCGCCCAGAAGGAGACCTACCGAGATACTGTCGAGGAACTGGAAACACAGCGCGAGGAAATCAGCCAGGCTCGCCAGCGAAAAGCCGATTTAGAAGAAGACATCGCTGAGTTGAAGACGACGCTGGCCGACCGGAAACAAAGCCTCGATGCAGCCAGAAGCAGGCTCGAAAAGGCCCAAGGGGACGTGGAGCGGCTTTCCGATCACGTTGATGCGGCCGTGGCGGAACTTTCGGATGTCGAAAGTGAGATCAAGTACCGCGAGGCCGAACTCGAAGACACCGCCGACGAACTGGCGCAACTCGAAACGAGAGCGGCCCGCGTCGACACGCTCGAAACCGACCTCGAATCCCTTCGTGACGACCTCGCGGAACTCCGGGGCCGAAAAGACCGACTCAAGCGTGAGGCACGGGAAGCGTTCGATACGGCGATGCAGGACATCCTTTCCCGATTTGGGACGGGGTTCGAAACGGCTCGACTCACCGCTGACTTCGATATTGTGGTCGCTCGCGACGGTCAGGAAGCGAGCTTAGATGCCCTCAGCGAGGGGGAACTCGAACTTATTGGCTTTGTGGCAGCGCTGGCCGGCCGCCAGTCGTTTGATGTTGGCGACGCTGTCCCGCTCTTGCTCGTTGACGGCCTTGGCGGTCTTGACGATGACAATCTGCACACCCTTATTGAGTACCTACAGCAAGGAACGGAGTATCTGGTGTTCACTGCGTACCCGGAATACACTGCGTTTGACGGACGCGAGATCGACCCGACCCGGTGGACTGTTGCGAACGAAAAACAGGCCTCGGCTGACTAGTCTCTCTTAAGTCGGAGTGTCCGCACCACCGACGCTGATGCCTTGCTTGACTGCATACCCTGTTGTTCAAGAACGGAATATACTCTCTAAGAGTATTTTCAATTTTAGGATAATTATACAAAAATACTATCAGTGGTAGGGTTGTTCAACAATCAGATGGCGACCATTCGGGTAAAAGATTGGACGAAAAATAAATTGAGGCGAATACGGAACGCGGAGTCACACTCGTCGTACGATTCGGTCATCAAAACACTGCTAAAAGACCGCAAACTCGCAAAGTACACCGACGACGCCTCCAATACAGCGACGAGCGAGTCCGGACAGCCACAGGACGCCGACATCGACAAGGCGTTCGACGATCTGACTGTGCTGGCGGAACTAACCGGGAGCCACGACGACGTGTTATTCCTGTGGTGTCCGAACTGCGGGAACGAACTCGTCCATCTCACGGTTGAGCAACCGCTTGGCCTCTCCGTGTTTGAGATGGAGTGTCAGCGATGTCTTACCCATCTCGACAGTCACGCCATCGTCGCTATTGAACTGCGGTATCCCATCGAACAGAAGATGATCGAGGGACAGCTTCAGACGGACCTCAAATCCTGCGTGATAGACTACTGGGACCGGACACTGGAGGCGGTGGCTGACGGGACGCTCGAAGCAGACACCTCCGCCGCCAGTCTCGTGTGGCAGTTCGACCAGTACTACAAGCAGTTTACCTGGGACTGGCCGACTGACGTTCCGGCTGTCAGCGTTGTCCCCGGCGTCACGTATCGCAATACCGTGACTGACGAGCGAATCGAAGCCGTCGAAGCTGTCACCGAGAACCGGAACGCGATGGATTCGTACAAAGTCAGACGGTACACTGTAGACGGCGATGTCCTCTCGGATCGGATAGACAGTAGCACGATTGTCGACTGGGTTGTCAACCGTGAACTGGTCATCACTGAGCAGTCCGTGGAAACGACCAAACCGGCGACGTAAGGGACCTTGGTGCCGCGTACTTTATTTTATCGCTGGTGTATGTGGCGTTCCTCTCAAAACGCCCCGTGGTTTGCTGGATGCTGATCTGAGTGGGGGTATATTTTCGCCTCGAAGTACCCCTCCCTCGCAGTCCTAAATCTAAAGATTGGACAATATTCTGAATATTATGGTCTGTACGGTCGG
The Haloarcula marismortui ATCC 43049 DNA segment above includes these coding regions:
- a CDS encoding archaea-specific SMC-related protein, with protein sequence MTWNIDIERIAGILDGSATIAPGVNVVRGSNWQGKSSFIEAIKTALGTSTELTEGAESGTVHLETPTGVYDVALTRENGTVARRGEPYLSDEYDVIRAELFACLDERNEVRRAVRAGENLEDVLLRPLDFQNIDAQIETLQREREQIETELTQAREAKKRIPSVQEKVTRLENEIEDLQAKRETIDSEAGSDDSSESVRRQLSQARTEQNQAQNRVERLEQSIERTEQRLSERQDDLDALEIPEYNDVADKLSEARESLSQVERDAEVLQSVYSATEMVLSEDRLDLLTEVERDIDEDTVACWTCGSETTRADLADRLDALGSELTALRAQKETYRDTVEELETQREEISQARQRKADLEEDIAELKTTLADRKQSLDAARSRLEKAQGDVERLSDHVDAAVAELSDVESEIKYREAELEDTADELAQLETRAARVDTLETDLESLRDDLAELRGRKDRLKREAREAFDTAMQDILSRFGTGFETARLTADFDIVVARDGQEASLDALSEGELELIGFVAALAGRQSFDVGDAVPLLLVDGLGGLDDDNLHTLIEYLQQGTEYLVFTAYPEYTAFDGREIDPTRWTVANEKQASAD